One stretch of Acanthochromis polyacanthus isolate Apoly-LR-REF ecotype Palm Island chromosome 16, KAUST_Apoly_ChrSc, whole genome shotgun sequence DNA includes these proteins:
- the LOC110967888 gene encoding peptidase M20 domain-containing protein 2 has translation MSEGAVLLLQLKQRLCRSIDEAEAKLHSLSQDIWSCPELAYQENKAHSRLVEFFSQEEGWKVDAHFKLQTAFRACWSTKGSEQKDVVSVGFLCEYDALPGIGHACGHNLIAEVGAAAALGLKAVLENTHKLPVRVEVTVLGTPAEEEGGGKIDLLNEGAFDGLDVVFMAHPLQDDAPYLPLVAEHDVTLKYHGKASHASAYPWEGINALDAAVLCYNNLSAFRQQMKPDWRVHGIIKHGGVKPNIIPAYTELEYYLRTPSRAELPVLKEKAERCFRSAAVATGCEVEVQYAKNAFDNLLRNRTLEDLYEINGKSLGMEFTTDEEVLNKASVSTDFGNVTFVVPGIHPYFYIGSKALNHTEEYTVASGDDEAQFFTLRTAKALAMTALDVLMHPELLQKVKQEFTEAKLKEEQSAKQPANPS, from the exons AACAAGGCTCACAGCAGACTGGTGGAGTTCTTCAGTCAGGAGGAAGGCTGGAAGGTGGACGCTCACTTCAAGCTGCAGACTGCGTTTCGAGCATGTTGGTCAACCAAAGGCAGCGAGCAGAAAGACGTGGTCTCTGTGGGCTTCCTGTGTGAGTACGACGCCCTGCCTGGTATTGGACACGCATGTGGACACAACCTGATAGCTGAGGTTGGAGCTGCTGCGGCTCTGGGGCTCAAAGCGgtgctggaaaacacacacaagctgcCTGTCCGGGTGGAG GTGACGGTGTTGGGGACTCCAgctgaggaggaaggaggaggtaAAATAGATCTGCTGAACGAAGGAGCCTTTGATGGTCTGGATGTGGTGTTCATGGCTCATCCCCTGCAGGATGACGCTCCGTATCTCCCGCTGGTAGCTGAACATGA TGTAACTTTAAAGTATCATGGTAAAGCGTCTCATGCCTCCGCCTACCCCTGGGAGGGAATCAATGCGTTGGATGCAGCGGTGCTCTGCTACAACAACCTGTCTGCATTCAGACAGCAGATGAAGCCAGACTGGAGAGTTCATG GAATCATAAAGCATGGAGGAGTGAAACCAAACATCATCCCTGCCTACACGGAGCTGGAGTACTATCTGAGAACCCCGTCGAGAGCTGAGCTTCCTGTCCTGAAGGAAAAAGCCGAGAGGTGTTTCAGATCAGCTGCCGTGGCAACCGGCTGTGAG GTTGAAGTTCAATATGCGAAGAATGCCTTTGACAACTTATTGCGAAACAGAACACTTGAGGATCTGTATGAGATCAACGGAAAGTCTCTGGGGATGGAATTCACCACGGATGAAGAAGTTCTAAATAAAGCTTCTG TCTCCACAGACTTTGGCAACGTGACATTTGTAGTTCCTGGCATCCATCCATACTTCTATATTGGTTCAAAGGCTCTGAATCACACAGAGGAATACACTGTGGCCTCAG GTGATGATGAAGCTCAGTTCTTCACTCTGAGGACAGCCAAGGCTCTGGCCATGACTGCTCTGGATGTTCTGATGCAtccagagctgctgcagaaggTGAAGCAGGAGTTTACTGAGGCAAAACTGAAGGAGGAGCAGAGCGCTAAGCAGCCTGCAAATCCATCTtaa